One window of Mucilaginibacter inviolabilis genomic DNA carries:
- a CDS encoding TolC family protein: MNQNIIKLSFLLIFIVFTNNIYAQESFIKDISYPYLEKLIATAKKNYPEVKLRQSQVNAAKSNYNATKFAWLDGLTASYIYSPQNSINLSTPTIFKGYQLSVSLNIGQLLKNPATTNAARETYKVAEYQQSEYLLSLEAQVKRFYFAYLEAQAELRLRSNAVLDAEGAVKQLKYAFQKGETTFQIYNEQLNSLYNQNSFKVQAELATFTAKTNLEELLGTKLEEIK; this comes from the coding sequence ATGAACCAAAATATTATTAAGCTTTCTTTTCTATTAATTTTTATTGTTTTTACGAATAATATATACGCTCAGGAATCTTTTATTAAAGATATCTCCTACCCTTATCTTGAAAAATTGATAGCTACTGCAAAGAAAAACTATCCGGAAGTTAAATTAAGGCAAAGCCAGGTAAATGCTGCTAAAAGCAATTACAATGCAACCAAATTCGCCTGGCTCGATGGTTTAACCGCCTCTTATATTTATAGTCCGCAAAATTCCATCAATCTTTCTACCCCCACTATTTTTAAAGGGTATCAATTATCTGTGTCCCTTAACATTGGTCAGCTACTAAAAAATCCGGCCACAACTAATGCAGCCAGAGAGACGTATAAAGTAGCAGAGTATCAGCAAAGCGAATATTTATTAAGCCTTGAGGCGCAGGTAAAACGCTTTTATTTCGCCTATCTGGAAGCTCAGGCCGAACTTAGGTTACGTTCAAATGCGGTACTTGATGCCGAAGGTGCAGTTAAACAATTAAAGTATGCTTTTCAGAAAGGTGAAACCACTTTTCAAATTTATAACGAGCAACTAAATAGCCTTTACAATCAAAACTCATTTAAAGTACAAGCTGAATTGGCGACATTTACAGCAAAAACCAATCTGGAAGAATTATTGGGTACTAAATTAGAAGAGATTAAATAA
- a CDS encoding GumC family protein, translating to MEIAKFFKLLRKYRNTLIIIPLVTVIGSFFLVKNLPNNYISHAQIATGIVDASRHLLDKEDNVNAQEQQVFREFSNLIAIMKLKKLINQVSYQLMIHDLSSPTPFRKFSKELLALHPYERDRALVLFKNKFQSMQPLSLYDKEEDMLNDILISMKYDERSIMKELTIARDEDSDFISVSFDSENPQLSAFIVNTLCNQFIAYYTQNVRQNETNAVNFLSKLLEEKKNALSKKTEELQKYKIQNGVLSLDEQSKAIFGQIMVYNDKKLQAEKDIISYDGAINAINSKFQPGDRKYVEASVSKYNQAITTTQDQLHILEDRYVRSGFNPRYKNTIDSVQNVLTGQINQSSDKYVTNPLVAKDDLIHQKLTLEISRDLAKYSVKSIDKELASLNGKFSRLVPFDATVKTYDFDIDIAGKEYLDVLNRYNETNLKSNFSINLRQVEVATPDVAQPSKKILLIALSVILSVFACLFVLFVLFYLDRSIQDPSDLVNKTQLPLLGYLNRIKGENLDLKKLWDVEHRDKMKQFKELIRSVRFEIDQELQGEKVIAVTSLNATEGKTLLAISLAYSYSMINKKVLLIDGNFDNPTISKTALPGVYVEDYFKNNPLNAQVVNSSTTTVLGNHGGDITLFEIGDEAFIKSRLDDFRSKYDIIIIDTAPLTALNKSKEWLLFANKTLAVFESGKSITNSQKPDIAYLRSLNNKFAGWVLNKTDFNQKKESAS from the coding sequence ATGGAGATCGCTAAGTTTTTTAAACTTCTACGTAAATATAGAAACACACTCATTATCATTCCGTTGGTAACGGTAATTGGTTCATTTTTTCTTGTTAAGAATTTACCTAACAATTATATATCCCATGCCCAAATAGCAACCGGTATAGTTGATGCTTCCAGGCACCTGCTGGATAAAGAGGATAACGTAAATGCCCAGGAACAGCAGGTCTTCCGCGAGTTTAGCAACCTGATAGCTATTATGAAACTAAAGAAACTGATCAATCAGGTTTCTTACCAGCTCATGATTCATGATTTGAGCAGCCCTACCCCATTTCGTAAATTCAGTAAGGAATTATTGGCATTGCATCCTTATGAACGCGATAGGGCCTTGGTGCTATTTAAAAATAAATTTCAAAGCATGCAGCCTCTATCTCTTTATGATAAAGAAGAAGATATGCTAAATGACATACTTATATCCATGAAGTATGATGAGCGTTCCATCATGAAAGAACTTACCATTGCACGTGATGAAGACAGTGATTTTATTTCGGTAAGCTTTGATTCAGAAAATCCGCAATTATCAGCTTTTATAGTTAATACATTATGTAACCAGTTTATAGCTTATTACACCCAAAATGTAAGGCAAAATGAAACTAATGCAGTGAATTTCTTATCTAAGCTATTGGAAGAGAAAAAGAACGCTTTAAGTAAAAAAACGGAAGAACTGCAAAAGTATAAGATACAAAATGGTGTACTAAGCCTTGATGAGCAATCTAAAGCCATTTTTGGCCAGATCATGGTTTATAACGACAAAAAGTTACAGGCTGAAAAAGACATTATTTCTTATGACGGCGCCATTAATGCCATCAATAGCAAATTTCAACCAGGCGACAGAAAATATGTAGAAGCCTCAGTTAGTAAATATAATCAGGCCATTACTACAACTCAGGATCAGCTTCACATCCTGGAGGACAGATATGTACGCAGCGGGTTTAATCCCCGTTACAAAAACACGATAGATTCTGTTCAAAATGTTCTTACCGGCCAGATAAATCAATCATCAGATAAATACGTTACCAACCCATTGGTAGCAAAGGACGACCTGATCCACCAAAAATTAACTCTGGAAATATCAAGGGATCTTGCCAAATACAGCGTAAAATCAATTGATAAGGAATTGGCTAGTTTGAATGGCAAATTTTCACGCCTGGTTCCTTTTGACGCCACTGTAAAAACTTATGATTTTGATATTGATATTGCCGGCAAGGAATATCTCGACGTTTTAAACAGATATAACGAAACCAATTTAAAGTCTAATTTTTCTATCAATCTGCGACAGGTTGAAGTTGCTACACCCGATGTTGCTCAGCCATCCAAAAAAATACTGCTGATTGCGCTTAGTGTTATATTAAGTGTGTTTGCCTGTTTGTTTGTGTTATTTGTATTGTTTTACCTGGATAGAAGCATTCAGGATCCATCAGATTTGGTTAATAAAACACAATTACCCTTATTGGGCTACCTCAATCGTATCAAGGGTGAAAACCTCGATCTGAAAAAACTTTGGGATGTAGAACATCGTGATAAGATGAAGCAATTTAAAGAATTGATCAGATCAGTACGATTTGAAATTGATCAGGAATTGCAGGGTGAGAAAGTTATTGCCGTAACCAGTTTAAATGCTACCGAGGGAAAAACGTTATTAGCCATTAGCCTGGCCTATTCTTACTCCATGATCAACAAAAAGGTATTATTGATTGATGGCAATTTCGATAACCCTACCATTAGTAAAACAGCGTTGCCGGGTGTTTATGTTGAAGATTATTTTAAAAACAATCCACTTAATGCACAGGTAGTGAACAGCAGCACAACTACCGTATTGGGAAATCATGGCGGGGATATTACCTTATTTGAAATTGGAGACGAGGCTTTTATAAAAAGCCGCCTTGATGACTTTAGATCAAAGTACGACATTATTATTATTGATACAGCTCCATTAACCGCTTTAAATAAATCAAAAGAATGGTTATTGTTCGCCAATAAAACCCTTGCAGTTTTTGAATCGGGGAAAAGTATCACCAACAGCCAAAAACCTGATATAGCTTATCTGCGTAGCCTTAATAATAAATTTGCGGGCTGGGTACTTAACAAAACTGATTTCAATCAAAAAAAAGAATCAGCATCGTAA